The window CAGGCAACGGCCGCCGACGAGTTCCACCGCCCGGCGGACGGTCGCCGGGTCCATATTATCGAGCAGGATAACGTCGGAGCCCGCGTCCAGGGCTTCCTCCACCTGCTCCAGGGTCTCGGCCTCGACCTCGATGCGCAGGGTGTGGGGCGCGGCGGCGCGGGCCCGGGCCACCGCCTCGCGGACCCCGCCCGCGACAAGGATGTGGTTGTCCTTGATCAGGATGCCGTCATAAAGGCCGAAGCGGTGGTTGTGCCCGCCCCCGGCGCGTACCGCGTACTTCTCCAGGGCGCGCAGGCCCGGCGTGGTCTTCCGGGTATCAAGCAGCCGCGCGGGGTGGCCGGCGATCAGGACCGCCAGCCGGGCGGTCAGGGTGGCGATGCCGCACAGGCGCTGCAGGAAATTGAGGGCCAGGCGCTCTCCGGTAAGGATCCCGCGCGCCGGCCCCTCCACCACGGCCAGCGTCTCTCCGGCGGTCACCCGGGTTCCCTCGGCCACGTGCGGGGTAAAGACGATGCGTTCGTCCACGAGGGCGAAGACGCGCGCCGCCACCGGCAGCCCGGCCACCACCCCGTCCTCCCGGACGCGGAATTCTCCCCGCGCCCGCGCGCCGGGGTCGACCAGGGCCTCGGTGGTAAGGTCGCCGGGGCCCACGTCCTCGGCCAGGCATCGTCTTATCAAGTCGTCCAAGTCGGCAGGAAACATGTATTAACCCCTATCATTTTCGCGCCGGGCGTTGATTACGCGAGCGCAGCGAGCTGATTGCGGCCAAGTAAAGCGGCCTGATTTCAAAGAAACTTACTGCCGCCGGAAAATGATATGCTTCTCCCACCGGGCCTTCGGCTCCGGGAAGTCGGCCCGGAAGTGCCCGCCGCGGGACTCCGTGCGGCTGGCCGCGGCCTCGGCGACCAGGTGGCCGATCTCCAGCAGGTTGCGGACCTCCATCGCCTCCGGGCCGGGAGCCGCCGCCCCCCGCAGGTCAAGGTGGCGGTCGAAAAACTCCAGGGCCTCGGCCAGCCCCTGCGCCGTCCTGGTCGGGCCGACCTTCTCTTGCATCACCTCTTGCAGGGTACGTCGCAGGGCGGCGTAGTCCGTCCCGGCGTCCTCCCGCAGGTCGGAGCAGGCGAAATGAGGCCACGGCCCGTTCGACGCTGGAGCGGCGGCTATAGCCCGGCGGGCGATCCGGCCCCCAAAGACCAGGCCGTCCAGGAGAGAGTTCGATGCCAGGCGGTTGGCCCCGTGCACCCCGGGGCAGGCCACCTCGCCGCAGGTATACAGGCCCTCGATGGACGTCCGGCCGTCCAGGTCGGTCTTCACGCCGCCCATCATATAATGGGCGGCCGGGGCGACGGGGATCGGCTCCCGGGTGATGTCGACGCCGTAGCCGGCACAGGTCCGGGTGATGGTGGGGAAGCGTTTCGGGATCTCCTCGGCCGGCAGGTGGGTGACGTCCAGGTAGACATACTGCGCGCCGGTCGCCGACATCTCGGCCAGGATGCCCCGGGTGACCACGTCCCGCGGGGCCAGTTCGGCCTGAGGATGGTAACGCGGCATAAAGCGCTCGCCGTGGATGTTGCGCAGGACGCCTCCCTCGCCGCGGACGGCCTCGGAGATAAGGAAGGTCGGCGCCCCTTCAAGGGCCAGGGCCGTGGGGTGGAACTGCACGAACTCCATATCGGCCACCTCGGCCCCGGCACGGTAGGCCAGGGCGATACCGTCGCCGGTGGCCACCTCGGGATTGGTCGTCCGGGCATAGAGGTGCCCGGCACCGCCGGTGGCCAGGATGGTCGCCCGCGAGCGGAACACCTTCAGGGAGCCGTGCTCCTCGTCGTAGGCCAGGAGCCCGTAGCAGCGGCCTTGCTCCACCAGCAGGTCGACGGCGAAGTGCCATTCGAGGATCGGGATTTTTTCTCCCTCGGCCTGGAAGGAAAGGACGCGCTGGATCTCCGCCCCGGTGGCGTCCCCGCTGGCGTGCAGGATCCGCCGCCGGCTGTGGGCGCCCTCGCGGGTCAGGGCAAAACCGCCGTCCAGGCGGTCAAAGCGCGCGCCCATCCCCACCAGGTCCCGGACGCGCTGCGGCCCCTCAGTGACCAGGATGCGCACCGCGTCGGCATCGCACAGGCCCGCCCCGGCCGTCAGGGTATCCTTCTCGTGCAGGAAGGGGGAATCGCTGGCCCCGATGGCCGCGGCGATTCCCCCTTGCGCGCGCTCGGTATTCGTATCCTCCACCATCCGCTTGGTCAGGACCAGCACTTCCGCCCCGGCCCGGTGCAGGCACCAGGCGGCGTAAAGGCCGCCGATGCCGCTGCCCACCACGAGGTAATCCACCGATTCCTGGGGCAGGGCCTCGCTGTCAAAATTCATCAGGTAGCGTCCGGCCAAATTCCTCGGTCCCCCTTCAGTTGATCGCCAGCATCCGCTCCAGGGCATTGAGCGCCCGGCGGCGCACATCGTCCGGCACGTCCACCCGCGGTTCCAGCGTTTCCAGCGCCCACGCGACCTTTTCCAGGGTCGTCATCTTCATTGAATTGCATAGAAGCCGTTCGGCCGCCGGGTAAAACTCCTTGCCCGGACATTGCCGCCGTAACTGGTGCAGAAGCCCTTCCTCGGTGGCGATGATGAACTCCCTGTCCGCCGACCGGGCGGCGAACCGGATCATCCCCGAGGTACTGGCCACCGCGTCCGCCAGGTCCAGGACCTCCGGGAGGCATTCGGGGTGGGCCAGGACCCTGGCCTGTGGATGGGCGGCGCGGGCCAGCCGTATGTCTTCCGGGGTGATATGTTCATGAACACAGCAATAGCCGGGCCAGAGTTCGACCTCCCGCCCCGTCATGCGCATCGCGTAAAGGCCCAGGTTGCGGTCCGGGATGAAGAGGATGCCCTTTTCGCGCGGGACGGACTCGATCACCCTCACCACATTGGCCGAGGTGCAGCAGATATCGCTCTCCGCCTTGACCTCCGCCGAGGTGTTGACGTAGGCGACCACCTCGTAACCGGGCAGCTCCCGCTTCCGCCGCCGGAGAGCCTCGGCGGTCACCATGTCGGCCATCGGGCAACCGGCGTCCGGTTCCGGCAGCAGGACGATCTTATCCGGAGAAAGGATGGACGCGCTTTCAGCCATGAAATGGACGCCGCAAAAGACAATGACCGCGGCGTCGGTGCCGGCCGCCTGCCGTGAGAGTTCCAGTGAATCACCCACGAAGTCGGCGATGTCCTGGACCTCCGGACGCTGGTAGTAATGGCTGAGGATTACCGCCCGGCGCTCCCGCCGCAGCCTGTTGATCCTCCCAATAATGTCTGCGCTATCCACCACGGCCCTCACCTTCTCACTCCCCCAGCTATAAAAAAGAAAAACCCAGTTTCCTGGCGCGTCTATAAGCTCATTCTAAGGGCGGCCCAAACGTATTGTCAAGAAAGCGGGGCCCTTGGGCGAAGCCCGCTCAGATGTCGAATGGTACGGCTGGAGCATTTACGATCGCCTGCCTCACCTTGTCCAGCATCTTAACCAGTGACTCCTGTTCCCCGGGCGACAGGTGCGCCACCGCACAGGAAGCCAGGTAACGGTCCACCGCCGCGTGGTGGCGGAGGACCTCTTCGCCGCGGGGGGTGAGCCCGACCAGCACCAGCCGGCGGTCCTCGGCGGTCCGCATGCGTGTAAGAAACCCCTTCTTCTCCAGGCGGTCAACGGCCACGGTGATCGTGCCCGGGGTCACCCCAAGCCGGGTGGCGATTTCCGACATCGGGAGAAGTTCGCTCCCGATGGCGTCGATAACGTGAAGTTCCGACATGGTCAGCATACGCCCCCCGGCAACCTTGCTGAGAAGGCGGTTATGGTGCGCCATCACGGCGTTGACGATCTCCGTGAAAAGGCGGTTAACCCGCTGCACGTCCGGCTTGTCTCCTGCGGCCACGATAATTCGACCCTCTTTAACCCCTGCATAATTTGAACCAAATAATATGTGTCCGTGTTGTTTCTGTCAAGCCT is drawn from Thermoanaerobacterales bacterium and contains these coding sequences:
- the nadC gene encoding carboxylating nicotinate-nucleotide diphosphorylase, translated to MFPADLDDLIRRCLAEDVGPGDLTTEALVDPGARARGEFRVREDGVVAGLPVAARVFALVDERIVFTPHVAEGTRVTAGETLAVVEGPARGILTGERLALNFLQRLCGIATLTARLAVLIAGHPARLLDTRKTTPGLRALEKYAVRAGGGHNHRFGLYDGILIKDNHILVAGGVREAVARARAAAPHTLRIEVEAETLEQVEEALDAGSDVILLDNMDPATVRRAVELVGGRCLLEASGGIRESNIAAFAATGVDYISLGALTHSARALDIGLDFIPEGAAGR
- the nadB gene encoding L-aspartate oxidase, translating into MAGRYLMNFDSEALPQESVDYLVVGSGIGGLYAAWCLHRAGAEVLVLTKRMVEDTNTERAQGGIAAAIGASDSPFLHEKDTLTAGAGLCDADAVRILVTEGPQRVRDLVGMGARFDRLDGGFALTREGAHSRRRILHASGDATGAEIQRVLSFQAEGEKIPILEWHFAVDLLVEQGRCYGLLAYDEEHGSLKVFRSRATILATGGAGHLYARTTNPEVATGDGIALAYRAGAEVADMEFVQFHPTALALEGAPTFLISEAVRGEGGVLRNIHGERFMPRYHPQAELAPRDVVTRGILAEMSATGAQYVYLDVTHLPAEEIPKRFPTITRTCAGYGVDITREPIPVAPAAHYMMGGVKTDLDGRTSIEGLYTCGEVACPGVHGANRLASNSLLDGLVFGGRIARRAIAAAPASNGPWPHFACSDLREDAGTDYAALRRTLQEVMQEKVGPTRTAQGLAEALEFFDRHLDLRGAAAPGPEAMEVRNLLEIGHLVAEAAASRTESRGGHFRADFPEPKARWEKHIIFRRQ
- the nadA gene encoding quinolinate synthase NadA, whose translation is MDSADIIGRINRLRRERRAVILSHYYQRPEVQDIADFVGDSLELSRQAAGTDAAVIVFCGVHFMAESASILSPDKIVLLPEPDAGCPMADMVTAEALRRRKRELPGYEVVAYVNTSAEVKAESDICCTSANVVRVIESVPREKGILFIPDRNLGLYAMRMTGREVELWPGYCCVHEHITPEDIRLARAAHPQARVLAHPECLPEVLDLADAVASTSGMIRFAARSADREFIIATEEGLLHQLRRQCPGKEFYPAAERLLCNSMKMTTLEKVAWALETLEPRVDVPDDVRRRALNALERMLAIN
- a CDS encoding MarR family transcriptional regulator; this encodes MAAGDKPDVQRVNRLFTEIVNAVMAHHNRLLSKVAGGRMLTMSELHVIDAIGSELLPMSEIATRLGVTPGTITVAVDRLEKKGFLTRMRTAEDRRLVLVGLTPRGEEVLRHHAAVDRYLASCAVAHLSPGEQESLVKMLDKVRQAIVNAPAVPFDI